GAGCGGATGAGCTCCACCAGCTCCTCGGCGTAGGTGAGACCTTCGGGGTGCGGCACCCAGTCGCCGTAGACCTCGCCGGCCGGGTCTCCGCGCAGCGCCAGGATGTTGCGCACGCCGACGGCCGCGTACCAGCCGATCACGTTGCGCAGCTCCGACACCGAGTGGTCGACGGCGGTCAGGTGCGCCATCGGGCAGAGCGTGGTCTCGGTGGCGACGCGCGCGATGCTGCGGATCGTGCCGTCGCGGCTCGAGCCGCCCGCGCCGTAGGTGATCGACAGATACGCCGGGTCCAGCGGCTCGAGCTCCCGGACGGAGCGCCACAGCACAGCCTCGTCGGCCTCGTCGCGGGGCGGGAAGAACTCGATGGAGAACCGGGGCCCGTCCCCCTGCAACCGCTCGATCACCGACGTCATGAACGCACATGTTAGTGGGCGAAACCGGACACTGGGAGCCCCGGCGCGTGGCCTTGGCCACGGGTACCGTCGGATTCGCACCCTCCGGCGAGGAGCCACCGATGAGCCGCGAAGACGACACCGCCTGGGACGAAGACGTGCGAGTGGCCGTGTACCGGGCCTTCGCCACCCACGGACGCGCGCCCACGGCGCCGGAGCTGGCCGACGCGGCGCACGGCTCGCTGGCCGTGGCCAAGCAGGCGCTGCACCGCCTCGCCGACGCCCGTCACCTGGTGCTCGACGTGTGCGAGCACGTGGTGCTGGCCCACCCGTTCGCGGCGATTCCGCTGGGGTTCTCCGTGATGGGCGAGCGCACACTGTGGTGGGGCGGTTGTGCGTGGGACTCGTTCGCGATCCCGCACCTGGTGCCCGCCGAGCCCGAAGTGCTCGTCGCCACACGCTGCCCGTGCTGCACCGAGCCCACGGCGCTGGTCGTGAGCCGCGAAGCGCCGCCGGACGGCCCGCAGGTCGCCCACTTCCCCGTTCCGACGGCCCGGATGTGGGACGACGTACGCCACACCTGTTCCGTGCAGCGCCTGTTCTGCGGCGAGTCCTGTGTGGACGAATGGACCGACCGCACGGGCATGGCGAAGGGCACCGTGCTCGACCTCCCGGCCCTGTGGCGCCTGGCCGAGGGCTGGTACGCCGGACGGCTGGAGCACGGCTACCGGCGCCGGGAACCGGCCGAGGCCGCCGCGTATTTCACCGCCGCAGGGCTGCCCGGCGAGTT
The sequence above is a segment of the Amycolatopsis sp. 2-15 genome. Coding sequences within it:
- the merB gene encoding organomercurial lyase — translated: MSREDDTAWDEDVRVAVYRAFATHGRAPTAPELADAAHGSLAVAKQALHRLADARHLVLDVCEHVVLAHPFAAIPLGFSVMGERTLWWGGCAWDSFAIPHLVPAEPEVLVATRCPCCTEPTALVVSREAPPDGPQVAHFPVPTARMWDDVRHTCSVQRLFCGESCVDEWTDRTGMAKGTVLDLPALWRLAEGWYAGRLEHGYRRREPAEAAAYFTAAGLPGEFWTGRS